A genomic window from Vallitalea longa includes:
- a CDS encoding ABC transporter substrate-binding protein, with protein sequence MKKLAQVLVLILIVSSMIGCSAKKEGKEEVKGDKDLEFVLITMDSMDEHWLSVKAGAEQKIAELERVNLTFRAPSGKVDPNEQTRMTEDAINQKADAILIAPSDKTALAPVIDRAHDAGIPVVIIDSPADTENYISFLATDNYAAGALAADTLAEKIGSKGKVAIVNAQPGSGTSISRESGFTDKIKESYSDIEVVSIQYCNGDKTKALDQATDIMTANPDLVGFYGCNEGSTVGICKAVEEAGKVDTISIIGFDKSSDIITAIENNILDASMVQSPNLMGYKGVEMAYNHIKGEEVEKEINTGVKVITADNVDTIK encoded by the coding sequence AAAGAAGGTAAGGAAGAAGTTAAAGGTGATAAAGATCTTGAATTCGTGTTAATTACAATGGATTCAATGGATGAGCATTGGTTATCAGTTAAGGCAGGAGCAGAACAAAAAATAGCTGAATTAGAAAGAGTTAATTTAACATTCAGAGCTCCATCTGGAAAAGTAGATCCTAATGAACAGACAAGGATGACTGAAGATGCTATTAATCAAAAAGCAGATGCTATTTTGATTGCTCCATCAGATAAAACAGCATTAGCTCCAGTTATTGACAGGGCTCATGATGCAGGCATTCCTGTTGTAATCATTGATTCACCTGCCGATACAGAAAATTATATTTCATTTTTAGCAACAGATAACTATGCGGCTGGAGCTTTAGCAGCAGATACTTTAGCAGAAAAAATTGGAAGTAAAGGAAAAGTTGCAATCGTTAATGCTCAACCAGGTTCTGGTACTTCAATATCAAGAGAATCAGGATTTACTGATAAGATAAAAGAATCATATTCAGATATTGAAGTCGTATCAATACAATATTGTAATGGGGATAAAACAAAAGCTCTAGATCAAGCTACAGATATTATGACTGCTAATCCTGATTTGGTAGGTTTCTACGGATGTAATGAAGGTTCAACAGTAGGGATATGTAAAGCGGTGGAAGAAGCAGGAAAAGTAGATACAATTAGTATTATTGGTTTTGATAAATCAAGTGATATAATAACAGCAATTGAAAATAATATATTGGATGCATCAATGGTTCAGAGTCCAAATTTAATGGGTTACAAAGGTGTTGAAATGGCATATAACCATATAAAAGGTGAAGAAGTTGAAAAAGAAATCAATACAGGTGTAAAAGTTATAACAGCAGATAATGTAGATACTATAAAATAA